One region of Fusobacterium perfoetens genomic DNA includes:
- a CDS encoding metal-sensitive transcriptional regulator, which translates to MEKDLCKECQHNENEEKKSFCANYCTYDIKKKLKVRLNRIEGQIKGISNMIEKDAYCDDVLNQISSVRAALGGVSKLILEGHLKHCVVDEIKAGKEEKIIEELIHTLDKMLKL; encoded by the coding sequence ATGGAAAAAGATTTATGTAAAGAGTGTCAACATAATGAAAACGAAGAGAAAAAAAGTTTTTGTGCAAATTATTGTACCTATGATATAAAGAAAAAACTAAAAGTTCGTCTAAATAGAATAGAGGGACAGATAAAAGGAATAAGCAATATGATAGAAAAAGATGCTTATTGTGATGATGTCCTAAATCAAATTTCATCAGTTAGAGCAGCTCTTGGTGGAGTTTCTAAGCTTATTCTTGAAGGACATTTGAAACACTGTGTAGTAGATGAGATAAAAGCTGGTAAAGAAGAAAAAATAATAGAAGAGTTAATTCATACTTTAGATAAAATGTTAAAACTTTAA